One stretch of Pomacea canaliculata isolate SZHN2017 linkage group LG11, ASM307304v1, whole genome shotgun sequence DNA includes these proteins:
- the LOC112575420 gene encoding uncharacterized protein LOC112575420, translating to MEILATASDTFYSACATVVFTVTTVKEWFSYILHLNYAIVTTLYSTLCDTFSVVVTVLDFIFRGLYIIFVYVFDFLAEICNCISALFLLLWHIIVLLYKVLCLLLTGIEALFIGLWNGGLLTIKAVHQSAADVMETCESMSEYTAVLAHSLVTGVSSMFTTVGIVASTCVLAVWEGLAFIPATLSHLPRYFMGWLSGIWGGLALWTSSAFKSCSLETFVGAGIIGILYIYFTRYASMQHFKRLIFQSGFPRSQRTNRAEQIPLDREFESDADDDNDADSHTSGENHTDSDGEASEVHTELTLSDNDTDDEHSDVSLYSQSFSSGESDPEIEVQLPTEQERYSLRSRSSTPSRLVKSMTSDDFEREIERERDKRKCVVCQDANKSVLILPCRHMCLCIVCANAIVHSQQLDRHICPLCRTRIQKVIHVYV from the exons ATGGAGATCTTAGCAACGGCAAGTGACACATTCTACAGTGCTTGTGCGACTGTAGTGTTTACTGTCACAACTGTTAAAGAATGGTTTAGCTACATATTGCATCTAAATTATGCAATTGTCACCACATTATATTCTACTCTGTGTGACACTTTTTCTGTTGTAGTAACAGTTCTAGACTTCATTTTTCGTGGATTATACAtcatatttgtgtatgttttcgACTTTTTGGCAGAAATATGTAACTGCATTTCTgcattgtttcttcttctgtggCATATTATAGTACTTCTTTATAAAGTGTTGTGCTTGCTTCTTACTGGCATTGAAGCATTATTTATTGGGCTGTGGAATGGAGGATTACTTACAATTAAGGCAGTACATCAGTCAGCTGCAGATGTCATGGAGACTTGTGAATCCATGTCTGAGTATACTGCTGTGCTGGCACACAGCCTTGTGACAGGTGTTTCCAGCATGTTTACAACAGTTGGCATTGTTGCAAGTACTTGTGTGTTGGCTGTATGGGAAGGACTTGCTTTCATACCTGCAACATTGTCACATCTTCCAAG GTACTTCATGGGCTGGCTGAGTGGAATTTGGGGAGGGCTTGCTTTGTGGACTTCTAGTGCTTTCAAAAGTTGCAGTCTGGAAACATTTGTGGGTGCCGGAATCATAGGaatcttgtatatttattttacaaggtATGCTTCCATGCAGCATttcaaaagattaatttttcaAAGTGGTTTCCCAAGATCACAGCGCACAAATCGAGCTGAGCAGATTCCTCTTGACAGAGAGTTTGAAagtgatgctgatgatgacaatgatgctGATTCGCACACTAGTGGTGAAAATCATACAGATTCTGATGGAGAAGCATCCGAAGTGCATACGGAATTGACCCTAAGTGATAATGATACTGACGATGAACATTCTGATGTCTCCTTGTATTCCCAATCTTTCTCATCAGGAGAAAGTGATCCTGAAATTGAAGTGCAACTTCCAACAGAGCAAGAGCGCTACAGTCTTCGGAGCCGTTCTTCTACACCTTCTCGGCTTGTCAAAAGCATGACTTCAGACGACTTTGAACGAGAGATAGAGCGTGAACGTGATAAGCGAAAGTGTGTGGTGTGTCAGGATGCCAACAAATCTGTGCTGATACTGCCATGCCGCcacatgtgtttgtgcataGTTTGTGCCAATGCAATTGTTCACTCACAGCAATTAGATCGACACATATGTCCTCTCTGCAGAACAAGAATCCAGAAAGTTATACATGTCTATGTATAG
- the LOC112575421 gene encoding uncharacterized protein LOC112575421 — MLVTLGLALLLFTCVGVASVAVKAYSSLPPTLTNILLHLIDFLGAFIQTFFRLIYIVLLFVYSVTTYFMGTALNVVPTVYKVLTTLLGFFLWLTVHFIRGLLGLEDKAVNTISWLIATCVVFLYIDKNYQRLGGGGVFSGQINAEVLNDTDNNEENGTAEEINPNGHEDQQLETENRENENEENALEEADRNRANNDNVQNVQRELNRERVQLPVTHVTRVVGEESSDEELDPTICSICYIRRRSAALFPCGHTQLCKECARIITDTQRPCPICQTAVQEFRRVYV, encoded by the coding sequence ATGTTAGTGACACTCGGCCTTGCTCTTCTGTTGTTTACTTGTGTCGGAGTTGCGTCTGTTGCTGTGAAGGCTTACTCGAGCCTGCCACCAACGCTAACAAATATTCTTCTTCATTTAATTGACTTTCTCGGCgcatttattcaaacatttttccgACTGATTTACATCGTCCTTCTGTTTGTGTACAGCGTTACTACCTATTTCATGGGGACCGCTTTAAATGTAGTACCAACGGTGTATAAAGTTCTCACCACTCTTCTTGGATTCTTTCTGTGGTTAACAGTTCACTTCATTCGAGGCTTGCTTGGTCTTGAAGATAAAGCAGTCAATACTATAAGCTGGTTAATAGCAACGTGTGTTGTATTTCTTTATATAGACAAAAATTACCAGCGCCTTGGTGGAGGTGGTGTGTTTAGTGGACAAATTAATGCCGAGGTTCTGAACGACACCGACAACAATGAAGAGAATGGTACGGCGGAAGAAATTAACCCAAATGGGCATGAAGATCAGCAGCTGGAAACAGAGAACAGAGAAAACGAAAACGAGGAAAATGCACTGGAAGAGGCAGATAGAAATCGTGCAAATAATGACAATGTGCAGAATGTACAGCGTGAGTTGAACAGAGAAAGAGTACAGTTGCCAGTAACGCATGTGACTCGGGTTGTTGGTGAAGAGTCTAGTGATGAAGAACTTGACCCAACAATATGTTCCATTTGCTATATTAGAAGGAGGAGTGCTGCTTTGTTTCCTTGTGGTCATACACAGCTTTGTAAAGAGTGTGCAAGGATTATAACTGATACTCAAAGACCTTGCCCAATATGTCAAACAGCAGTTCAAGAATTTCGTCGAGTATATGTTTAG